A genomic window from Brassica oleracea var. oleracea cultivar TO1000 chromosome C8, BOL, whole genome shotgun sequence includes:
- the LOC106309494 gene encoding putative thioredoxin H10, with translation MGNRCARTPSCRKLWSRICCCCSNINNTNGQARSKHGSKGMVYPVTRIEIWEEKVTEAKNNGKILVVNFNASWCVPCKKLEPIFRELASRYPSMIFVTIDVEELAEFSNEWNVEATPTIVFLKDGRQMDKLVGAETSELQKKTAAAADL, from the exons ATGGGAAATCGCTGTGCTAGAACTCCTTCTTGTAGAAAG TTATGGTCACGTATATGCTGCTGCTGCAGCAACATCAACAACACCAACGGTCAAGCCCGAAGCAAACATGGTTCCAAAGGAATGGTCTATCCTGTAACAAGAATCGAAATATGGGAAGAAAAGGTCACAGAAGCTAAAAACAATGGCAAGATT CTTGTGGTGAATTTCAACGCTTCATGGTGTGTACCTTGTAAAAAATTAGAACCAATATTCAGAGAACTTGCTTCTAGATACCCTTCAATGATATTTGTAACCATTGATGTCGAAGAGCTTGCT GAGTTTAGTAATGAATGGAATGTGGAAGCTACACCAACTATAGTGTTCCTTAAAGATGGGAGACAAATGGATAAACTTGTTGGTGCAGAAACATCAGAGCTTCAGAAGAAAACAGCTGCAGCTGCAGATCTCTAA
- the LOC106309160 gene encoding LOW QUALITY PROTEIN: F-box protein At3g56470 (The sequence of the model RefSeq protein was modified relative to this genomic sequence to represent the inferred CDS: deleted 1 base in 1 codon) yields the protein MGHLWILDGKWSLLSDFVPEPPREQSDIITPLTLSNGLETRLRCLVRFQLGLRRQEQEKKTASKDHRTIRVRWQTKRTKHSLDFPYDLLQLVVVSHLPLKDNIRASTVSKTWHEACLSVRIPDKPPWLIYFSKTEESSCELYDPSMQKRYYLSFPELSGSRVCHSNEGWLLVYNPNSFQLFFFSPFAHDRIPLPPLWMAYDQRMAFSCAPTSSTCLLFTVTNVTLDNITVKTCYPNAEEWNTFVFKNQLPVSTFEQIVFSNGVFYCLTNTGHLSIFDPSSSSWNVFLPGLPLRHHGSNGCFMAQHQGEIFLIYMYAHMNPTVLRLDHTNCEWTERKTLGGLTIYASGLCSETRAEQKQPRNCLCLPVFHGFKRTCIYYKVDEESVVSLKWKKSDPYANIWIMPPLNPILHQLL from the exons ATGGGCCATCTTTGGATATTGGATGGCAAATGGTCGTTGCTTTCTGACTTTGTGCCGGAGCCACCTAGAGAACAATCAGATATCATCACCCCTTTGACCCTATCTAACGGCCTGGAGACTCGTCTCCGGTGTCTTGTACGTTTCCAGTTAGGACTTCGCAGACAGGAACAGGAAAAAAAAACCGCAAGCAAGGATC ATCGAACGATAAGAGTAAGATGGCAAACGAAAAGGACCAAACATTCTTTAGACTTTCCTTATGATCTCTTACAGCTTGTAGTAGTTTCCCATCTTCCATTGAAAGACAACATCCGCGCTTCTACTGTCTCCAAAACATGGCACGAAGCTTGTCTTTCCGTTAGAATCCCAGATAAACCTCCTTGGCTCATCTACTTTTCCAAGACAGAGGAATCATCATGTGAACTCTATGACCCATCAATGCAGAAAAGGTACTATCTCTCGTTTCCTGAGCTCTCCGGTTCTCGTGTATGTCACTCCAACGAAGGTTGGTTACTCGTGTACAATCCCAACTCGTTCCAACTCTTCTTCTTCAGTCCGTTTGCTCATGATCGCATCCCCTTGCCACCGCTCTGGATGGCTTATGATCAGAGAATGGCTTTCTCTTGTGCTCCTACATCAAGTACTTGCCTCTTGTTTACAGTCACTAATGTCACTCTAGATAACATCACCGTCAAGACATGTTATCCTAATGCTGAAGAGTGGAACACATTTGTGTTCAAGAATCAGTTACCGGTTAGTACTTTCGAGCAGATTGTTTTCTCCAATGGTGTCTTCTACTGCCTCACAAACACTGGCCACTTATCGATCTTTGACCCGTCTTCAAGTTCTTGGAATGTTTTTCTACCTGGACTACCTCTTAGGCATCATGGAAGCAACGGATGTTTCATGGCGCAACACCAAGGAGAGATCTTTCTCATATACATGTACGCCCACATGAACCCAACAGTGCTTAGACTTGACCATACAAACTGTGAGTGGACTGAGAGGAAAACACTAGGAGGGTTGACGATCTACGCTAGTGGTTTGTGTTCTGAAACTAGAGCTGAGCAGAAGCAGCCAAGGAACTGTTTGTGTCTCCCTGTGTTCCATGGATTCAAGAGGACTTGCATATACTATAAGGTTGATGAAGAGAGTGTGGTTTCCTTGAAGTGGAAAAAGTCTGACCCCTATGCG AATATCTGGATCATGCCACCCTTAAACCCTATACTTCATCAACTTCTCTAG
- the LOC106309487 gene encoding autophagy-related protein 18d gives MTSTLYNSQGILHPRGFRSPEPGFGDSDGAELVSVSWNQDYSCFSSGTSHGFRIYNCEPFKETFRRELKDGGFKIVEMLFRSNILALVGGGPNSQYPSNKVLIWDDHQSRCISEFSFRSEIRAVKLRRDRIVVVLEHKIYVYNFMDLRLLHQIENLANPRGLCCLSHHMNTSVLACPGVRRGEVRVEHFGLNMVQIINAHDANIACMTMTLDGLLLSTASTKGTLIRIFNTMDGTRLQEVRRGTDRADIYSIAFSPNVQWLAVSSDKGTVHIFSLRVRVSGEDSHSTEHETSSNSLQALVTPASGVNPGSSLSFLRGVLPRYFSSVWSFAQFHVPEVTQFFAAFGAQNTIAIIGMDGSFYRCSFDPVNGGEMTQLEYVRFLKPGTLK, from the exons ATGACTTCAACTCTTTACAACTCGCAAGGGATCCTCCACCCACGAGGGTTTAGGTCTCCAGAGCCAGGTTTTGGTGACAGTGATGGAGCAGAGTTGGTTTCTGTTTCTTGGAACCAGGATTACAGCTGTTTTTCTTCTGGGACCAGCCATGGTTTCCGGATATATAACTGCGAGCCTTTCAAGGAGACGTTCAGGCGAGAGCTCAAGGATGGGGGTTTCAAAATCGTGGAGATGCTTTTCCGGAGTAATATCTTGGCGCTCGTTGGCGGTGGACCTAACTCTCAGTACCCTTCGAACAAAGTACTGATTTGGGATGATCATCAGAGCCGCTGCATCAGTGAGTTTTCGTTCAGGTCGGAGATTCGTGCAGTGAAGTTAAGAAGGGATCGGATTGTCGTTGTTCTCGAACACAAGATATATGTCTACAATTTCATGGACCTAAGACTTCTTCATCAGATTGAAAACCTGGCGAATCCAAGGGGATTGTGTTGCCTCTCTCATCATATGAATACATCTGTGCTGGCCTGTCCAGGTGTTCGTCGAGGAGAGGTCCGTGTTGAACATTTTGGGCTTAACATGGTACAGATCATTAACGCTCATGACGCCAATATCGCGTGCATGACCATGACATTGGATGGACTGCTTCTTTCAACTGCCAGTACAAAGGGAACTCTGATTAGAATTTTCAACACAATGGATGGAACTCGTCTGCAAGAG GTCCGAAGAGGAACGGACAGAGCAGATATCTATAGCATTGCTTTTTCACCGAATGTGCAATGGCTGGCAGTATCAAGCGACAAGGGGACTGTCCATATTTTCTCTCTTAGAGTGAGGGTTTCTGGGGAGGACTCACACTCCACTGAACATGAGACGTCTTCAAATTCCCTGCAGGCTCTTGTAACTCCAGCCAGTGGTGTCAACCCTGGTTCGTCATTGTCATTTCTGAGAG GAGTTCTGCCAAGATATTTCAGCTCGGTGTGGTCATTTGCTCAGTTCCATGTACCAGAAGTCACCCAATTCTTTGCAGCATTTGGCGCTCAGAACACAATTGCTATTATCGGCATGGATGGAAG TTTCTACAGATGCAGTTTCGATCCAGTGAACGGAGGAGAGATGACTCAGCTTGAATACGTCCGCTTTCTGAAGCCGGGGACCCTAAAATAG
- the LOC106309488 gene encoding uncharacterized protein LOC106309488, which yields MVKPSDFKAVHRLIQLRNTRVVNPVTVSRSKLIASSSPAAFPSNGFTQFQPKSSFHTFSSIPTRKNLGFSQICGLASVKPRFKNVNFASAFRLFSTSGFRKVDGSFARKVVEKPMRAVSSSVGRYRVALGLHVDAFWKKNSLVVFGAGGVFVCIFLWRVMFGIASTFVGLSEGMAKYGFLALSSAIVAFAGLYLRARFTINPDKVYRIAMRKLNTAANILEVMGAPLTGSDLRAYVMSGGGITLKKFKPTIRSKRCFLLFPVQGAERKGLVSVEVKKKKGQYDMKLLAVDIPMAPGPDQRLFLIGDEEEYRVGGGLISELRDPVVKAMAAAKEFDNLDRIEDEEDEERELLEAERKQREETEKLEKDSS from the exons ATGGTGAAGCCCTCTGATTTCAAAGCAGTTCACAGACTTATTCAGTTGCGTAACACTCGAGTCGTAAACCCCGTCACAGTTAGCCGCTCAAAGCTCATCGCTTCGTCTTCTCCGGCGGCTTTTCCGTCAAATGGGTTTACTCAGTTTCAACCTAAATCCAGTTTCCACACCTTTTCGTCGATACCCACTAGGAAAAACCTCGGCTTTTCCCAGATTTGCGGACTTGCCTCGGTTAAACCCCGCTTTAAAAACGTTAACTTTGCATCGGCGTTTAGGCTGTTTTCCACCTCTGGGTTTCGTAAAGTCGATGGGAGTTTTGCGAGGAAGGTTGTTGAGAAGCCGATGAGAGCTGTTAGTTCGAGTGTTGGTAGATACAGAGTGGCGTTAGGGTTGCATGTTGATGCGTTTTGGAAGAAGAATAGCCTTGTGGTGTTTGGAGCAGGAGGTGTGTTCGTTTGTATTTTCCTTTGGAGGGTCATGTTTGGGATTGCTAGCACTTTCGTTGGTCTCTCTGAGGGTATGGCTAAGTACGGCTTCCTTGCTCTCTCCTCTGCTATTGTAGCATTTGCT GGTTTATACCTTCGTGCAAGGTTCACGATAAATCCTGATAAAGTTTATAGGATTGCAATGAGGAAGCTCAACACAGCGGCTAACATTCTTGAAGTTATGGGTGCTCCTCTGACAGGATCAGATTTACGTGCTTATGTGATGTCAGGTGGTGGCATTACATTAAAAAAGTTTAAGCCAACAATTAGGAGCAAGCGTTGCTTTCTGCTGTTCCCGGTTCAAGGTGCTGAGAGAAAGGGACTCGTTAGTGTTGAAGTCAAGAAGAAGAAAGGACAG TATGACATGAAGCTACTGGCAGTGGATATACCAATGGCGCCTGGTCCTGATCAACGCTTGTTCCTTATTGGTGATGAAGAAGAGTACAGAGTTGGTGGTGGTTTGATATCTGAGTTGAGAGATCCTGTGGTGAAAGCAATGGCAGCGGCTAAGGAGTTTGATAATCTTGACAGAATTGAGGACGAAGAAGACGAGGAAAGAGAACTTCTAGAAGCTGAAAGGAAGCAACGCGAAGAAACCGAGAAGCTTGAAAAAGATAGCTCTTAG